Within the Spirochaetales bacterium genome, the region GGTACGGAAAAGAAGATCGTCTGGGCGGGAGCCCCGGGCGAGAAAACCGATTCCGCTTTCCTGTATATTCACGGTTTTTCGGCGACAAGGCAGGAAACCGTTCCTGTGGCGGACAGGGTCGCCGCATTTTTCAACGCGAATCTCTATTATACACGATTGAAAGGACATGGGAGGGACGGCGATGCACTGGCGGAAGCGTGTGCCGGTGACTGGATCTCCGACATATGGGAAGCCTGGGAGATCGGAAGACGAATCGGAAGGAAGAACGTCATCATCGCGGTTTCGACCGGCGCCCCGCTTGCCGCGTGGCTCGCGACAAAAGTGACGGGCCTTTCTGCGCTTGTTTTAATTTCTCCGAATTTCGAGCCGGCGGATAAGGCGGCCCGGTTGTTGCTTCTTCCCTGGGGAAATCTCATCGCGCGGCTTTCCGTGGGAAAGTATTATCACTTTGAACCCCAAAACAGCCTACATGAAAAGTACTGGACTTCCGCCTACCGGTCCGGGGCGCTGCTTCAGATGATGGCAACGTGCCGGCTGGGCTGGAAGGCCGATCTCGAATCAATTTCAATCCCCATCCTGTGCTTGTATACGGAAAACGACAGGGTTATTTCGATTCCGAAATTGAAGCACGCTTATGAGCGGTTTGGAAGCGGGATTAAAAAAATTATCAATGTCGGCAAAGCGCGCGATCATAACATGACGGGTTCCATCATTTCACCCGAGACGGTTGATGATGTTGTCGATATAATCGAAGCGTTTCTGAAACAAGGTGTGATATGATAGCCACCGGTACAATTCGGGGAGTCGATCCATACATGAAAGAACCCAGGTAAAACAATATCGATAAACCGACCGGATACAATCAGGCTACATGACAGAAAGGATGCTATGAAAACAATACCGATTGTCGCAATATGCGTAATATCGCTATTTTTTTCATGGGGATGTATGAGAGCGACCAGGGTCGAATGGTCGAAAACCTACGGCAGTCCCCGTAATGACCTCGGTTATTCCGCGGTCCAGACCTTTGATCGCGGTTATATTATCACCGGCTATACATTTCCTGAAAATTCGAGTTTCAACGATCTCTCCCTTCTCAAAACAGATGCATATGGCACATTGATCTGGGAAAAAACATTCGGCGGCGACCTCTGGGACGTCGGCTATTCGGTCGAACAGACATCCGATGAGGGATATATTGTCGCCGGTTTTACCCATACGAAGAGTATCGACGAGAGTGATATCTATCTTCTGAAGACGGACAGTCGTGGTAACGCGCTTTGGACAAAAACCATCGGGGGAAGTGAATATGATTGCGCCTATTCAATCCAGCAGACTATAGACGGCGGTTATATTGCCGGCGGATATACCAAATCCTATGGAGCCGGCGAGAGTGATTTTTACTTGATAAAACTGGATTCCCGCGGTGAAGTTCTCTGGACGAATACGTATGGGGGAAGCGATTGGGAAGAGGGCAAATGGGTGAGGCAGACCAAAGACGGCGGTTACATCATGACGGGGTACACCCAGTCCTTTGGAGAAGGTTCGAGGGACGCTTACGTGGTAAAAACAGACGCGGCGGGGAACGCCCTCTGGTCGAAAACCTATGGGGGAAGCGATTGGGACGACGGGAGATGGATCGAACAGACCAAAGACGGTGGTTATATTATCACCGGTTCGACCGTGTCGTCCGGAGCCGGAAGCTGGGATGTCTATCTTGTAAAAACGGACAGTGAAGGGAATGCCCTCTGGACCAACACTTATGGGGGAAAAGACTATGATGTGGGAATGTCGGTTCAGCAGACCCGGGACACAGGATATATCATAGCTGGTATTACCTATTCTTTCGGCACGGGAGAGGGAGACGGATATCTGATAAAAACGGATCACGAAGGCGTCATGCTCTGGTCAAAAACATACGGGGAACCGGGCGCCGACGGCATCTATTCTCTCCGGCTTACATCGGAAGACTGGGCTATCCTGACGGGATTTTCCAGGACCGATACGGCCGGAGAAAGCGATGTCTGGCTTATTCATACCGATCCCCTCTCGGATAACGGACACCAATAAACCGCCCGCCTACCAGACATATTTCCCCTGGGGCGTAAAAGGTTTGCTGTAAAGGTATTCGTAAAGAAGAGAAAACTCATGCGGCGTTGTTTTTCTAAACTTGAGTCCGTAGTAGAACCTGTTGTTTTCCTCGAATTTCCTGATGACCACAGATTCTATCGAGAATTTTTTTTCTTTAAGATGAAAATAAATACTCAATTCATTAAAAACATCGAGTTCCTTCTCGAGTTCTTTGGAATTATAGACAAAGAGAAGCCCCGACGCGCTGATGTCGATTATCGGTGCGTCGTATCCGGTTTCGATAATATCGACTTTTTCCTTGAAATAGCCATTCACCTTAAGCGAATAGCTGAGTACCTTCGAGAATTGATCAATGTATTCAATAAGCTCATTGGTTATCTCCTGTTTGATATCTTCTCTGTTGCATGCATGGATATATCCGACCATATAATTACTGTAGAAGATGGGACAATACACTTCGGAATGGATTCCTTTGATTTTCTTTTGAAAAAGCAGATCCTTGAACTTGGTTTCCATGTTGAATGTTGGGGTTTTCTGCCGTTCTTCAAATTCGATCATATCGAGTTTCGTGATTATCCTGTCCTCGAGAAACGGGTCAAGCGCGGGGATTTCCTTTTCCGTTGATGGTATCCAGAGGATTTTACAAAAGCTAACCATCAGATCTTCCTCATATGTTTCAGGTTTTCTGTCTTTCATCATGACGATTTTATGTTCGGAAACGCTTTTTCGCATTTTCTCCTGAAAAACCTGGATCAACTGGGTTATTGAAGCGGGATCGAAGTCCTCGGCGAACTCGGGTACTTCATCATTCACCGTTTTCTGAATACGCGGAAAATTCAATTCATAGCGCTTCTGTTTGACGAAGAAGTAAACGGAAAGTTTTTCGTGGATTTTTATTCTTCTGTATTCCCTGTTGGCATTCTTGCAAACTTCATCGGGATGCTTGAAGACTATGTGTTCTCCTCTTTTTTCAATCAGGGCCGTAAGAAAGGTAAAGTTATTGTTCTGAAAACTGAACACGATCTGGACATCGTCGCCCTTGTTCAGGGAGGAAATATCACCCTTCAGGATTTCGCATTCGAGTTCAAAATCGGTATAGCGCAGGAGTTTGCACTGGATTTCCCATGCCCCACCCTCGGCAAAGAGAGTGATCCCCTGTTCCTTGAGTGAACGAAAGATGAACTCCTTCTCAATTCTGCTTAAAGGGATTCCCATTTTCGCCCCCTCTTCATACTCGACACCGCCTTTTTCTGTCAGAACAAATGTTCATTATTCTGATACGTTTTGTTTTGTTGTTTCCACATACAAGCCGGGATCAACATCCTCTGTTGCAGGAATACGATTACTACTATTATAGGATGAAAGAAAACAAATTGCCAGTATAAAAACTTCTGCGGAATGAGTGCCGTATTCCATGAAAGATTCATGTTTTGAGGTGAAAATGCGAGTATAGCCGGATTTTTTTCTTTTTTTCAATCGACGATATACGTTCTATTAATACCGTGAAAGGGCCTTCCCCGCACATGTACGCCGCGTATACTTGACAATGAATTTGTAATTTATGATATTGTAGAGAAGGCAACGTTAATAACCATGACAAGAAAAAAAGTTGTGATTGTCGGCGCCGGAATAAGCGGTATGACCGTCGCCAGCAACCTTTCCAAAAGGGGAATAGTTACGATGCTAATCGATAAAAACCCATATCCCGGCGGAGAGGCTGTTTTCTACGGCTGCAAGGCGACCGATTCATGTATGCGATGCGGAGTATGTCTTCTTCGCGATGCGCTGTGTGAATTAAAGGAGAACGATACAATGGCCATCTCGTTTTCCTCGACAGTCCGTTCAATAAAAAGACACCCCCCATCGGGCTATATCCTTGAAATCGAAGTATCGCGCAATTATATCGATCCCCGGCAATGTATTGCATGCGGTCTTTGTCAACCTGTTTGTCCCGAAGATGCGATAAAAAAAATACCCGGCTGGACCTACTATATCGATTCACATTGCACGGCTTGCGGTGAATGTGTCGACCGGTGTCCGGTCG harbors:
- a CDS encoding alpha/beta hydrolase, coding for MVFCIIGIVLIGLIILFLAGPRVKVDTGIRPVDLPEDLDDYLFEKEKNVPGLTPGTEKKIVWAGAPGEKTDSAFLYIHGFSATRQETVPVADRVAAFFNANLYYTRLKGHGRDGDALAEACAGDWISDIWEAWEIGRRIGRKNVIIAVSTGAPLAAWLATKVTGLSALVLISPNFEPADKAARLLLLPWGNLIARLSVGKYYHFEPQNSLHEKYWTSAYRSGALLQMMATCRLGWKADLESISIPILCLYTENDRVISIPKLKHAYERFGSGIKKIINVGKARDHNMTGSIISPETVDDVVDIIEAFLKQGVI
- a CDS encoding PilZ domain-containing protein, which encodes MGIPLSRIEKEFIFRSLKEQGITLFAEGGAWEIQCKLLRYTDFELECEILKGDISSLNKGDDVQIVFSFQNNNFTFLTALIEKRGEHIVFKHPDEVCKNANREYRRIKIHEKLSVYFFVKQKRYELNFPRIQKTVNDEVPEFAEDFDPASITQLIQVFQEKMRKSVSEHKIVMMKDRKPETYEEDLMVSFCKILWIPSTEKEIPALDPFLEDRIITKLDMIEFEERQKTPTFNMETKFKDLLFQKKIKGIHSEVYCPIFYSNYMVGYIHACNREDIKQEITNELIEYIDQFSKVLSYSLKVNGYFKEKVDIIETGYDAPIIDISASGLLFVYNSKELEKELDVFNELSIYFHLKEKKFSIESVVIRKFEENNRFYYGLKFRKTTPHEFSLLYEYLYSKPFTPQGKYVW